A stretch of Paenibacillus mucilaginosus 3016 DNA encodes these proteins:
- the uidA gene encoding beta-glucuronidase — translation MLYPIATETRGILDLNGIWSFRLDQGKGFEEAWYEKKLTDAISMAVPASYNDVGVDADIRSHVGWVWYQREFTVPAMLASQRLVLRFGSVTHTAKVYVNGVMAAEHKGGFTPFEADIQSLITPGSNRLTVAVNNIVDETTLPVGVYRETDIEGLGKVVRNHPNFDFFNYAGIHRPVKLYTTPAIYIKDITIVTDVEDTTGIVHYEVLIEGEAGVKASVIDESGLVIARLEGAKGQFRLPSARLWEPLNAYLYTLRVELEQDARVIDVYEQPFGIRTVEVRDGQFLINGRPFYFKGFGKHEDSPIHGRGFDEAVNVTDFRLMKWMGANSFRTAHYPYSEELMRLADREGLVVIDEVPAVGVHLNFSATLFGQKNRRNTWEHVGTFGHHQDVIRELVARDKNHPCVVMWSVANEPASEEEGAYAYFEPLVQLTRDCDPQQRPVTIVTHGWSTPETCKVAELVDVLALNRYYGWYSEGGDLAAARVMLRKELRQWTERCPGKPVMITEYGADTVAGLHDVDPVMFTEEYQVEYLRVNHDIFDEFQCFVGEQVWNFADFQTSQGIIRVQGNKKGVFTRERKPKASAHELRRRWSAIPDFHYKG, via the coding sequence ATGCTCTACCCTATCGCCACCGAAACCAGAGGCATACTGGATCTCAACGGCATTTGGTCGTTCCGGCTGGACCAAGGCAAAGGCTTTGAGGAAGCATGGTACGAAAAGAAGCTTACCGATGCGATTTCCATGGCTGTTCCCGCCTCCTACAACGATGTCGGGGTCGACGCAGACATCCGCAGCCACGTCGGGTGGGTGTGGTACCAGCGCGAATTCACGGTTCCCGCCATGCTGGCTTCCCAGCGGCTTGTCCTGCGCTTCGGCTCTGTTACGCATACGGCGAAGGTGTATGTGAACGGTGTGATGGCCGCGGAGCATAAGGGAGGGTTCACTCCCTTTGAGGCGGATATTCAGAGCCTCATCACACCGGGAAGTAACCGGCTGACCGTAGCCGTGAACAACATCGTCGACGAAACGACGCTGCCGGTAGGCGTCTACAGGGAAACCGACATAGAGGGCTTGGGGAAGGTGGTGCGCAACCATCCGAACTTTGACTTTTTTAACTATGCCGGTATCCACCGGCCCGTCAAACTGTATACCACGCCGGCCATCTATATCAAGGATATTACCATCGTTACGGATGTGGAGGACACGACGGGCATCGTCCATTATGAAGTGTTAATCGAAGGGGAAGCCGGCGTAAAAGCAAGCGTCATCGACGAATCAGGCCTGGTCATCGCCCGGCTGGAGGGCGCCAAGGGGCAGTTTCGTCTTCCGTCAGCCCGGCTCTGGGAGCCGCTGAACGCCTATCTCTATACGCTCCGGGTGGAGCTGGAGCAGGACGCTCGAGTCATTGACGTGTACGAGCAGCCCTTCGGGATCCGTACGGTGGAAGTGAGGGACGGACAGTTCCTCATCAACGGCAGGCCGTTTTACTTCAAGGGCTTCGGCAAGCACGAGGATTCCCCGATTCACGGCCGCGGCTTCGATGAAGCGGTGAATGTGACCGACTTTCGCCTGATGAAATGGATGGGAGCCAACTCGTTCCGCACTGCGCATTACCCTTATTCCGAGGAACTCATGAGGCTCGCGGACCGGGAAGGGCTCGTCGTCATCGACGAGGTGCCGGCGGTCGGGGTTCATCTGAATTTCTCGGCGACCCTGTTTGGACAAAAGAACCGAAGGAACACCTGGGAGCACGTCGGAACCTTCGGGCACCATCAGGACGTGATCCGGGAGCTCGTTGCACGGGACAAGAATCATCCCTGCGTCGTCATGTGGTCCGTCGCCAATGAACCCGCTTCCGAAGAGGAAGGAGCCTATGCATATTTCGAGCCGCTGGTCCAGCTGACCCGGGACTGCGACCCGCAGCAGCGTCCGGTCACCATCGTCACCCACGGGTGGTCCACACCGGAGACCTGCAAAGTGGCGGAGCTCGTGGATGTGCTGGCGCTGAACCGCTATTACGGCTGGTACAGCGAAGGCGGCGATTTGGCGGCGGCCAGGGTCATGCTCCGCAAAGAACTGCGGCAGTGGACCGAGCGCTGCCCCGGCAAGCCGGTCATGATCACGGAATACGGCGCCGATACGGTGGCGGGCCTGCACGATGTCGATCCGGTGATGTTCACGGAAGAATACCAGGTGGAGTATTTGAGGGTGAACCATGACATCTTCGATGAATTCCAATGCTTCGTTGGGGAGCAGGTGTGGAATTTCGCGGATTTTCAAACGAGTCAAGGGATTATCCGCGTGCAGGGCAACAAAAAAGGAGTATTTACCCGGGAGAGAAAACCGAAAGCCTCGGCCCATGAGCTGCGCCGCAGATGGTCGGCGATACCGGATTTTCATTATAAGGGGTGA